A window of Flavobacterium flavigenum contains these coding sequences:
- a CDS encoding glycoside hydrolase family 99-like domain-containing protein: MKVQFYKACISFFLIIFTMFYARAQAEVKLGAYYFDGWHGTYPYHLTSKLKDSFSNREPKWGWMTSSQSIMNKQIETASKAGISFFSFCWYYPDKGDFKKEPLNNSLKYFIKSPVTQKMSFSLMVANHAGFLINKNNWSVVSKEWLSYFSVKNYMKVNNKPLLIFFSIHTLVEGFGSAKAVKDALATISSDAEKRGLGGVSAAVCIDGSPDNIALAELCGFDIITGYNYHNIALPNTKIQVPISKLQTAEIELWENIRRTSKKLPYIPVCTLNWDPRPWANTSNNYENASYYVGFSPNSVKKSISNCVQWLSKNPIGTEKIGLIYAWNEYGEGAFLTPTKKGVNYLKDIKNAKGKK; the protein is encoded by the coding sequence ATGAAAGTACAATTTTACAAAGCTTGTATTTCTTTCTTTTTGATTATTTTCACAATGTTCTATGCACGGGCTCAAGCAGAAGTTAAGTTGGGTGCTTATTATTTTGATGGTTGGCATGGAACTTATCCATATCATTTAACGTCTAAATTAAAAGATTCGTTTTCAAACAGGGAACCAAAATGGGGATGGATGACGAGTTCGCAATCAATTATGAATAAACAAATTGAAACAGCTTCGAAAGCGGGCATTTCTTTTTTTAGTTTTTGCTGGTATTATCCTGATAAAGGAGATTTTAAAAAAGAACCATTAAACAACAGTCTTAAATATTTTATCAAATCACCAGTAACTCAAAAAATGTCATTTTCGTTAATGGTGGCTAATCATGCCGGATTCTTAATTAATAAAAATAATTGGTCAGTGGTATCAAAAGAATGGTTAAGCTATTTTTCTGTAAAAAATTATATGAAAGTCAATAATAAACCTCTTTTGATTTTCTTCTCTATCCATACTTTAGTCGAAGGGTTTGGTAGTGCAAAAGCAGTAAAAGACGCTCTTGCTACTATCTCCTCTGATGCTGAAAAAAGGGGGTTAGGTGGCGTTAGTGCTGCCGTTTGTATCGATGGTTCTCCCGATAATATCGCTTTGGCTGAATTATGTGGATTTGATATTATTACGGGTTATAATTATCATAACATTGCGCTTCCTAATACTAAAATACAAGTTCCTATAAGTAAGCTTCAGACAGCGGAGATTGAATTATGGGAAAATATCAGGAGAACATCAAAAAAACTACCTTACATTCCAGTTTGTACATTAAACTGGGATCCTCGTCCTTGGGCCAATACGAGCAATAATTATGAAAATGCGTCTTATTATGTAGGGTTTTCTCCAAATTCAGTTAAGAAATCTATATCAAATTGTGTTCAATGGTTGTCTAAAAATCCAATAGGGACTGAAAAAATAGGATTAATATATGCTTGGAATGAATATGGTGAAGGGGCTTTTTTAACGCCCACCAAAAAAGGTGTAAATTATTTAAAAGACATAAAAAACGCTAAGGGCAAAAAATAA
- a CDS encoding 6-hydroxymethylpterin diphosphokinase MptE-like protein, protein MNKIKELWFIKLPYKIVLTSYIAYIVPFIFKSRFKSLKQFKNIHNDKRCFIVASGPSLTLDDVNILKGEICFGMNSIYKLFDKTNWRPDYYGVVDVNVFERIKDELTDVKLNCAFYPDKYIKWHIKNGFAVPFKQGIGYNAYVRKIIPKRFWTTSISTDISKRVYEGSSVVHFLMQIAFYMGFKEIYLLGTDCNFFGEVKHSSLVDYKGANNLANSAEDLYNGLMDDYKLALEYANQNGIKIYNATRGGMLEIFPRVELEKILMSSK, encoded by the coding sequence ATGAACAAAATAAAGGAACTGTGGTTTATTAAATTACCATATAAAATAGTACTTACGAGTTATATAGCGTATATTGTTCCATTTATTTTTAAATCTCGTTTTAAATCTTTAAAGCAATTTAAAAATATACATAATGATAAAAGATGTTTTATTGTTGCTTCGGGACCGAGTTTAACGTTGGATGATGTAAACATTTTAAAGGGTGAGATTTGTTTTGGAATGAACTCTATTTATAAATTGTTTGATAAAACAAATTGGAGACCAGACTATTATGGTGTGGTGGATGTAAATGTATTCGAAAGGATTAAGGATGAATTGACTGATGTTAAATTAAATTGCGCATTTTATCCTGATAAATATATTAAATGGCATATAAAAAATGGTTTTGCAGTGCCTTTTAAGCAAGGTATTGGATATAATGCTTATGTTCGTAAAATTATTCCGAAACGCTTTTGGACAACAAGTATCAGTACAGATATTTCTAAACGGGTATATGAAGGAAGCTCTGTAGTACATTTTTTGATGCAGATTGCATTTTATATGGGATTTAAAGAAATATACTTGTTAGGTACTGATTGTAACTTTTTTGGTGAGGTAAAGCATAGTAGTTTAGTTGACTACAAAGGTGCAAATAATTTAGCCAACTCTGCCGAAGATTTATACAATGGTTTAATGGATGATTATAAACTGGCATTAGAATATGCAAATCAAAATGGTATTAAAATTTATAATGCCACCAGAGGTGGGATGCTGGAAATATTTCCAAGAGTGGAACTAGAAAAAATCTTAATGTCAAGTAAATAA
- a CDS encoding flippase, whose translation MSKSLKKNFLLNFFNTVTVVLFPVITFPYASRILMADGIGQINFLKSIVDYVGMFVLLGIPMYGVREVAKVRDNPEKRTKISLEILLLSLFLTLLGYLVIAVLGYSITKVRNELPLFMVLSSSIFLMTIGSEWFYKGVEDFKYITIRGLIVKIISLFLLFFLVKNKTDLMWYAIYNVFGVAGGNFFNLFRLRMYIDFKNVKWLELSIFRHFRFTLHSFALNLFFVIYITLNVLMLGFLDTNEGVGYFSAATKLIQVALTVVSSLGMVMLPRLSNLLSEQQNERFVDLSQKALQFILAISLPISAGLFLLAGLIIPLFCGDSYQPAIDTLKIVSPLISVIGLSSFIGIQILYPQGKEKIVMVWIILSTIINIGLNFLLVPLYSFNGAAIASVVAQLILLISLIFYSKDIVLVGFINSFMRYLFATFIMVIAIWLSLFLYLPKFLKLIFCLSIGGVVYSLILLIFKDFIYLQIRSFLLDRKKV comes from the coding sequence ATGTCTAAATCATTAAAAAAAAATTTTTTACTAAATTTCTTTAATACGGTTACGGTTGTCTTGTTTCCAGTGATAACATTTCCTTATGCTTCCAGAATATTGATGGCAGATGGAATAGGGCAGATAAATTTTCTAAAATCCATTGTTGATTATGTAGGTATGTTTGTTTTATTAGGGATACCTATGTATGGTGTACGAGAAGTAGCGAAAGTGAGAGATAATCCTGAAAAAAGAACAAAAATTTCTTTAGAAATATTGCTTTTGAGTTTGTTTCTTACGTTACTAGGGTATTTAGTTATTGCTGTATTAGGATATAGCATAACTAAAGTGCGTAACGAGCTGCCATTGTTTATGGTTTTGAGTTCATCCATTTTTTTAATGACAATTGGTAGCGAATGGTTTTACAAAGGGGTAGAAGATTTTAAGTATATTACTATTCGGGGATTGATTGTTAAAATTATTTCGTTGTTTTTGTTGTTTTTTTTAGTAAAAAACAAAACAGATTTAATGTGGTATGCTATTTACAATGTTTTTGGTGTGGCGGGAGGAAATTTTTTTAATCTCTTTCGTCTTAGAATGTATATTGATTTTAAAAATGTTAAATGGCTTGAGTTAAGTATTTTCAGACATTTTAGATTTACACTTCATTCATTCGCTCTCAATTTATTTTTTGTTATTTACATAACATTAAATGTATTAATGCTTGGTTTTCTTGATACAAATGAGGGAGTGGGCTATTTTTCTGCAGCGACAAAATTAATTCAGGTAGCTTTGACCGTGGTAAGTTCTTTAGGTATGGTAATGTTGCCTCGCTTATCAAACTTATTGTCAGAACAGCAAAATGAGCGTTTTGTAGACCTTTCACAAAAAGCACTTCAATTTATTTTAGCAATTTCGTTACCAATCTCTGCCGGATTGTTTTTATTAGCCGGTTTAATCATTCCTCTGTTTTGTGGGGATTCTTACCAACCAGCAATTGATACTCTAAAAATTGTTTCTCCGCTTATATCAGTAATTGGGCTATCATCATTTATAGGCATTCAAATTCTTTATCCGCAAGGGAAGGAAAAAATAGTGATGGTTTGGATAATCTTGTCGACAATAATTAATATTGGTTTGAATTTCTTATTAGTCCCACTTTATTCATTTAATGGTGCTGCAATTGCGTCAGTAGTAGCGCAATTGATTCTATTGATAAGCCTGATATTTTATTCGAAAGATATTGTTTTAGTTGGATTTATAAATTCATTTATGAGATATTTATTTGCTACATTTATTATGGTAATAGCTATTTGGCTTAGTCTTTTTCTTTACTTGCCAAAATTTTTAAAGCTTATATTTTGCTTGTCTATTGGAGGAGTAGTATACAGTTTAATTTTGTTGATATTTAAAGACTTTATTTACCTACAGATTAGAAGTTTTTTATTAGATAGGAAAAAAGTTTAA
- a CDS encoding O-antigen ligase family protein, whose protein sequence is MVLELLFLGAFLFYFFRVSEKRILYLIFFLLPIHGTIKYLVFKDGGEIFAVWKELGILALFFRTLNVKNYAYTEALKIFVFFSIFILVYTIIGIDNDYRIAGTFKKLFFPFFLTISVSKIRFTSSDIKMFFLIILLGSLLINITGVVDFVSPTIRYSFRNILGASFEEASDGTLYYDNSSFQIMGYDRVSGLITGGPNQMGIFNSAIVILGLFCWVNKANFKFSALQLWTLLICLGVSTFCLLTSFSRAGWAILLITFLYVLIVDERFRSFGLKYVLIALFFVTAIIFSVPKFYFIIESTLSGKEASASARGDMTLDALEYLFENPQGKGLGATDYAHTHFNTGLYFAESSLINFGIELGIFGLLLLLILKFRIGFLIRKNIGRNAFATIGFGFLLAYIITSAVSVNTYENPFVYYAWMIFGLSLNTQVFNKMRSRRLIKKNNHNNEDIYYSRNI, encoded by the coding sequence ATGGTATTAGAACTTTTATTTTTAGGTGCATTTTTGTTTTATTTTTTTCGGGTTTCAGAGAAGCGTATTCTTTATCTGATATTTTTCTTATTACCTATACATGGTACAATTAAGTATTTGGTATTTAAAGATGGTGGGGAAATATTTGCTGTTTGGAAAGAATTGGGAATTTTGGCATTGTTTTTCCGAACACTTAATGTTAAGAATTATGCATATACTGAAGCTTTAAAAATCTTTGTATTCTTTTCTATATTCATTTTAGTATATACAATTATAGGGATTGATAATGATTACAGAATAGCAGGAACATTTAAAAAACTATTTTTTCCATTTTTTCTAACAATTTCGGTCTCAAAAATTCGTTTTACAAGTTCAGATATCAAAATGTTTTTTTTGATAATTCTATTAGGAAGTTTGTTAATCAATATTACGGGTGTAGTTGATTTTGTATCTCCTACAATCCGTTATAGTTTCCGAAATATATTGGGTGCTTCTTTTGAAGAAGCAAGTGATGGAACCTTATACTATGATAACTCATCATTTCAGATTATGGGTTATGACCGTGTAAGCGGACTTATAACAGGAGGGCCTAATCAAATGGGGATATTTAACAGTGCAATAGTAATTTTGGGTTTATTTTGTTGGGTTAACAAAGCAAATTTTAAATTCTCGGCTCTTCAACTGTGGACCTTATTAATATGTTTAGGAGTTTCTACTTTTTGCTTATTAACGTCTTTTTCACGAGCTGGCTGGGCTATTTTGTTAATCACTTTTCTCTATGTCTTGATTGTTGATGAGCGTTTTAGAAGTTTTGGATTAAAGTATGTTCTCATAGCTTTATTTTTCGTAACAGCAATAATATTTAGTGTGCCTAAATTCTATTTTATTATCGAATCTACTCTATCTGGTAAAGAAGCGAGTGCAAGTGCGAGAGGTGATATGACCTTAGATGCATTAGAGTATTTGTTTGAAAATCCTCAGGGAAAGGGTTTGGGAGCGACAGATTATGCACATACTCATTTCAATACAGGTTTGTATTTTGCTGAATCGTCACTTATTAATTTTGGAATTGAGTTGGGGATTTTTGGTTTGCTGTTACTATTAATTTTAAAATTCAGGATAGGATTTTTAATAAGAAAAAATATTGGAAGAAATGCATTTGCTACTATAGGTTTTGGCTTTTTGCTGGCATACATTATAACAAGTGCGGTATCTGTAAATACTTATGAGAACCCGTTTGTATACTATGCATGGATGATATTTGGTTTATCTCTTAATACACAAGTATTTAACAAGATGAGATCCAGGAGACTAATAAAAAAAAATAATCATAATAATGAAGATATCTATTATAGTCGCAACATATAA
- a CDS encoding undecaprenyl-phosphate glucose phosphotransferase, with protein sequence MEILQKLSNFRFSRYFKLLFVIWDVILLNSAIVLSAWVRFGNLDKLFLKEVQTVSFLSNLIWVALLLRNDSYRIVRIEPLESILKRTTKKFIFHIAIIAFFVLFLKYTQISRLRLLYFYAFFFCLLMLSRFLSMELLKFIRAKGYNFKNVIIVGANDAGERIRKTLSKDLTYGYRFLGFFDEKVDPFAFISSPVLGGFDDVEGYVSVNQVDELYVALHIDNVDVISKLIKICEHHMVRIKFIPDFQLYTKSSKVEISFYDNTPVLMFRREPLEYTVNRLLKKAFDIVFSLAVILLIFPWLFPLVMILIKVESPGPVFFRQERTGRDNESFFCWKFRSMKVNKLADKLQAGKDDKRITRFGAFMRKTSIDELPQFFNVFLGDMSVVGPRPHMVNHTKQYTDLISNYLVRQYTKPGITGWAQVNGYRGETRELKDMENRVEYDIWYIENWSILLDIKIIIKTVINVFKGEENAY encoded by the coding sequence ATGGAAATTTTACAAAAACTTTCTAATTTTCGGTTTTCTCGTTACTTTAAGCTTTTATTTGTAATTTGGGATGTAATACTGTTAAATTCAGCCATTGTGTTGTCTGCATGGGTACGTTTCGGGAATTTAGATAAATTATTCCTCAAAGAAGTACAAACGGTATCTTTTTTATCCAATTTGATCTGGGTAGCTTTATTATTGCGTAATGATTCCTATCGTATTGTACGTATAGAGCCTTTGGAATCAATTTTAAAGAGAACTACTAAAAAGTTTATATTTCATATTGCAATTATTGCTTTTTTTGTGCTTTTTTTGAAATACACACAAATTTCCAGACTTCGTCTACTTTATTTTTATGCTTTTTTCTTTTGTTTGTTGATGCTTTCCAGATTTTTGTCGATGGAACTTTTAAAGTTTATTCGCGCAAAGGGATATAATTTTAAAAATGTAATTATTGTAGGAGCAAACGATGCAGGAGAACGAATTCGTAAAACATTGTCAAAAGATTTAACTTATGGTTATCGCTTTTTAGGTTTTTTTGATGAAAAAGTAGATCCCTTTGCTTTTATTTCCTCGCCGGTATTGGGCGGATTTGATGATGTTGAGGGGTATGTGTCTGTTAATCAGGTAGATGAGTTGTATGTGGCATTGCATATTGATAATGTAGACGTAATTAGTAAGTTGATAAAAATTTGTGAGCACCACATGGTACGTATCAAGTTTATTCCGGATTTTCAATTGTATACAAAATCAAGCAAAGTTGAAATTTCATTTTATGACAACACACCTGTTCTAATGTTTAGAAGAGAACCGTTAGAGTATACAGTCAACAGATTATTAAAAAAAGCATTTGATATTGTTTTTTCTCTGGCAGTGATACTGTTGATTTTTCCTTGGCTATTCCCTCTAGTAATGATTTTAATTAAAGTTGAATCACCAGGCCCGGTTTTTTTCAGGCAGGAGAGGACCGGCCGTGATAATGAATCATTTTTTTGCTGGAAGTTCAGAAGTATGAAGGTTAACAAACTGGCTGATAAATTGCAAGCGGGAAAAGATGATAAACGTATTACTAGATTCGGAGCTTTTATGCGTAAAACGAGTATAGATGAATTGCCACAGTTTTTTAATGTTTTTTTAGGCGATATGTCTGTTGTAGGTCCTCGTCCGCACATGGTTAATCATACTAAACAATATACTGATTTAATAAGCAATTATCTAGTACGTCAATATACAAAACCTGGTATCACGGGTTGGGCACAGGTAAATGGTTATCGCGGTGAAACCAGGGAACTTAAAGACATGGAAAACCGGGTAGAATATGATATTTGGTATATCGAAAATTGGAGTATTCTATTGGATATAAAAATCATTATTAAAACTGTCATTAATGTATTTAAGGGTGAAGAAAATGCATATTAA
- a CDS encoding DUF1972 domain-containing protein: protein MKVAIIGTRGIPNHYGGFEQCAEYLALGLVNRGFEVIVYNSHNHPYKEKEWNGVQIVHCYDPEHKLGTAGQFIYDLNCILDVRKQNCDIVLQLGYTSSSVWGWLMPKKAIITTNMDGLEWKRTKYSEKVKKFLKWAESLGVKYSDFLISDSIGIQNYLKEIYKVDSTYIAYGATLFENNNQETLQEYNLLAYEYDMLIARLEPENSIEIILDGVAKANLSRPFLVIGNHKTSYGDYLKNKFSSFAQIQFIGGIYNIEVLNNLRFYSNLYFHGHTVGGTNPSLLEAMASNTLICANDNDFNRYILGNDALYFKNQDDVTNHILNVNYMNDSFQYMLNENKKKITNIYDWEIIIDQYASHFSEILEKKANRN from the coding sequence ATGAAAGTAGCCATAATAGGTACTAGAGGTATACCTAACCATTATGGAGGATTCGAGCAATGTGCAGAATACTTGGCGTTAGGTTTAGTAAATCGAGGATTTGAAGTCATTGTTTATAATTCACATAATCATCCGTATAAAGAGAAAGAATGGAATGGTGTACAAATAGTGCATTGTTATGATCCGGAGCATAAATTAGGAACTGCAGGTCAATTTATTTATGATTTAAATTGTATTTTAGATGTAAGAAAACAAAATTGTGATATTGTTTTGCAACTAGGATATACAAGTAGCTCGGTTTGGGGATGGCTAATGCCTAAAAAAGCAATTATTACAACAAACATGGATGGTTTAGAATGGAAAAGAACTAAATATTCAGAAAAGGTAAAGAAATTTCTAAAATGGGCAGAATCTTTGGGCGTAAAATACAGTGATTTCCTTATTTCAGATTCAATAGGAATTCAGAATTATTTAAAAGAAATTTATAAAGTAGATTCTACTTATATAGCATATGGTGCAACTCTCTTTGAAAATAATAATCAAGAAACACTTCAAGAATATAACTTATTAGCTTATGAATATGATATGTTAATTGCCAGATTAGAACCAGAAAACAGTATTGAAATTATTTTGGATGGTGTTGCAAAAGCAAATCTTTCCCGTCCTTTTTTAGTAATTGGCAATCACAAAACTTCTTATGGAGATTATTTGAAAAATAAATTTTCCTCATTTGCTCAAATTCAGTTTATTGGAGGGATATATAATATTGAAGTATTGAATAATCTGAGGTTCTACTCAAATCTCTACTTTCACGGACACACTGTTGGTGGTACTAATCCATCCTTATTAGAAGCAATGGCTTCAAATACTTTAATCTGTGCAAATGATAATGACTTCAATCGCTATATTTTAGGTAATGATGCCCTGTATTTTAAGAATCAGGATGATGTAACAAATCACATACTGAATGTAAATTATATGAATGATTCTTTTCAGTACATGTTAAATGAAAATAAGAAAAAAATTACCAATATTTATGATTGGGAAATTATTATAGATCAATATGCAAGCCATTTTAGTGAAATTTTAGAAAAAAAAGCTAATAGAAATTAA
- a CDS encoding glycosyltransferase family 2 protein, translating into MKISIIVATYNAASYLERLIESVNIQNSDNLELIIIDGGSKDDTVNLIKKHLEKVSFWISEPDKGIYDAWNKGVVASSGDWIMFLGADDQLLPGAIEKYLGFMSKLPSIDQVDYISSRMKMVDLTGHSIRVKGWPWEWPLFLKDMTVAHPGSLHSKRLFDQYGLFDISYKITGDYELLLRPQEKLKAVFFDEITVLMQEGGASDSLKALLEHERAAVQTGGASATSARLNVYKISLKFRVKAILRKMGFNAYLKK; encoded by the coding sequence ATGAAGATATCTATTATAGTCGCAACATATAATGCAGCTTCGTATTTAGAGCGCCTTATTGAAAGTGTAAATATTCAAAATTCCGATAATTTAGAATTGATAATAATAGATGGGGGTTCTAAGGATGATACTGTGAATCTAATAAAAAAGCATCTCGAAAAAGTATCGTTTTGGATTAGTGAACCTGATAAAGGAATCTATGATGCGTGGAATAAAGGGGTTGTTGCCAGTAGTGGAGATTGGATTATGTTTCTTGGTGCAGATGATCAGCTTTTGCCAGGAGCAATTGAAAAGTATTTAGGATTTATGTCCAAACTTCCTTCTATAGATCAAGTAGATTACATTTCTAGCCGTATGAAGATGGTAGATCTTACGGGTCATTCTATACGTGTAAAAGGCTGGCCTTGGGAATGGCCGCTTTTCTTAAAAGATATGACTGTAGCACATCCGGGATCTTTGCATTCAAAAAGACTTTTTGATCAATATGGGCTATTTGATATTTCATATAAAATAACAGGTGATTATGAATTGCTTTTAAGGCCTCAGGAAAAATTAAAAGCTGTTTTTTTTGACGAAATTACAGTGCTTATGCAGGAGGGGGGAGCTAGTGATTCTTTAAAAGCATTACTGGAACACGAAAGGGCAGCTGTTCAAACAGGTGGAGCGTCGGCAACGAGTGCGAGGTTGAATGTTTATAAGATAAGCTTAAAATTTAGGGTAAAAGCGATTTTACGGAAAATGGGTTTTAATGCTTACCTGAAAAAATAA
- a CDS encoding acyltransferase family protein, translating into MMKLKFIDSIRGVAILMVILVHTSQKIRNLDFITEVIARYGQMGVQLFFIASAYTLCLSGYRRDNETLPLIKFGIRRYFRIAPAYYCGLIIYFVVSLLISQFHTGKIEVPAKYNFLNIFSNLIFIHGFVPSANNKIVEGGWSIGTEMAFYAIFPFLFKVARVKLYSFKSIFIFIFSGIIFSQLCIVLLSFSGYYISNNDFIYFNIINQLPVFLIGIGYFFFKKYYKYELSSVNNFLFFIALTFVSNMLWYFNVPYFFSLIPIISGLSFVFLFELFQKNDFLNQKLLIKIGQVSFSMYLLHFIFAHFITSFLAPRLSMINGTVTLMIFYLFSVFCTFGFALLSEKYIEKPSVEFGRRIIKRLDVRFTTGNNLQ; encoded by the coding sequence ATGATGAAGTTGAAATTTATTGACTCAATTAGAGGGGTAGCGATACTGATGGTTATTCTGGTTCACACATCTCAAAAAATTAGGAATTTAGATTTTATAACTGAAGTAATAGCAAGGTATGGACAAATGGGGGTTCAACTTTTTTTTATAGCTTCAGCTTATACACTTTGTCTTTCTGGTTATAGGAGAGATAACGAAACTTTACCTTTGATTAAATTTGGAATTAGAAGATATTTTAGGATTGCTCCAGCTTATTATTGTGGATTAATAATCTATTTTGTTGTATCTTTGTTGATTTCACAATTTCATACTGGTAAAATTGAAGTTCCAGCTAAATATAATTTTCTAAATATATTTAGCAATTTAATTTTTATTCATGGTTTTGTTCCATCAGCTAATAATAAGATTGTCGAGGGAGGATGGTCAATAGGAACTGAAATGGCATTCTATGCAATATTCCCTTTTTTGTTTAAAGTCGCTAGAGTTAAATTATATTCCTTTAAGAGTATTTTTATATTTATTTTTTCAGGAATTATTTTTTCACAATTATGTATTGTTTTATTGAGTTTTTCTGGATATTACATTTCAAATAATGATTTCATTTACTTTAATATTATTAATCAGTTGCCTGTTTTTTTGATAGGTATTGGATATTTCTTTTTTAAAAAGTATTATAAATATGAATTAAGTTCAGTTAATAATTTTCTGTTCTTTATTGCTTTAACTTTTGTCTCTAATATGTTATGGTATTTTAATGTACCATACTTTTTCTCACTTATTCCTATAATATCCGGATTATCATTTGTTTTTCTGTTTGAATTATTTCAAAAAAATGATTTTTTAAATCAAAAGTTATTAATTAAAATAGGTCAGGTTTCATTTTCTATGTATTTATTACATTTTATATTTGCACATTTTATTACTAGTTTTTTAGCACCGAGATTATCTATGATTAATGGGACCGTAACTCTTATGATATTCTATCTGTTTTCAGTTTTCTGTACTTTTGGATTCGCGTTATTGTCGGAAAAATATATCGAAAAACCAAGTGTAGAATTTGGAAGAAGAATAATAAAAAGATTAGATGTACGATTTACAACAGGTAATAATTTACAATAG
- a CDS encoding glycosyltransferase yields MKILMIARATLYSSPGGDTVQILKTASFLRDLDVKVDVVLANKVLAYTDYDLIHFFNIIRPSDILPHIKGLVVPFVVSTIYVDYSEYEKQNRTGFSGFVSRILTSDQLEYLKVIARFVKNGDKINSIDYLMKGHRKSVQYVAEQASMLLPNSHSEYKRLSIDYDINVPYQKVVNAIDPSVFSSEAGTNNDYQNYVLTVGRIEGRKNQLNLIRALAGTGLKLAIIGKPSPNHMDYYEQCKMLAKEKGNVEFIEHIEHVELVKIYKAAKVHVLPSWFETTGLSSLEAAVMDCNIVVSPKGDTEEYFQNMCYYCDPDNVGSIKEAVLKAYNAPVNTEIKKFVLDNYTWNRTAEQTLEAYKNVLKNNIS; encoded by the coding sequence ATGAAGATATTAATGATAGCAAGAGCAACGCTCTATTCCAGTCCGGGAGGTGATACCGTGCAGATATTAAAAACCGCTTCATTTCTAAGAGACCTTGACGTCAAAGTGGATGTGGTGCTGGCAAATAAAGTGTTGGCATATACGGATTACGACCTTATACATTTTTTTAATATTATACGTCCAAGCGATATTCTTCCTCATATAAAAGGTTTAGTTGTTCCATTTGTTGTATCTACTATTTATGTAGATTATAGTGAATATGAAAAACAAAATCGCACAGGTTTTTCTGGGTTCGTCTCTCGAATATTGACAAGCGACCAGTTGGAATATTTAAAAGTAATTGCACGATTTGTTAAAAATGGTGATAAGATAAATTCGATTGATTACTTAATGAAAGGGCACCGTAAATCAGTCCAATATGTTGCAGAACAAGCCTCAATGTTATTGCCAAATTCCCATAGCGAATATAAGAGACTCTCTATTGATTATGATATAAATGTACCGTATCAAAAAGTAGTTAATGCGATTGATCCTTCAGTATTTAGTAGTGAGGCTGGGACGAATAACGATTACCAAAATTATGTGCTTACAGTTGGGCGTATTGAAGGGCGTAAGAATCAATTAAATCTTATTAGAGCTTTAGCCGGAACAGGACTTAAACTTGCAATTATAGGAAAACCTTCTCCTAATCATATGGACTATTATGAACAATGTAAAATGCTGGCCAAAGAAAAAGGTAATGTAGAATTTATAGAACACATAGAACATGTCGAGTTGGTAAAGATTTATAAAGCAGCCAAGGTACATGTATTGCCGAGTTGGTTTGAAACAACGGGGTTAAGCTCATTAGAAGCAGCAGTAATGGATTGTAATATTGTTGTAAGTCCCAAGGGAGATACAGAAGAGTATTTTCAAAATATGTGTTATTATTGCGATCCGGATAATGTTGGTTCCATTAAAGAAGCAGTTTTGAAAGCCTACAATGCTCCCGTTAATACCGAAATAAAGAAATTTGTTTTAGACAATTACACTTGGAATAGGACAGCAGAGCAGACATTAGAAGCTTATAAAAATGTATTAAAAAATAATATTTCATGA